In Streptomyces sp. NBC_00091, the following proteins share a genomic window:
- a CDS encoding RDD family protein, with translation MDNRQAIGSWLSGPRAAAEEMGVDFGYPGQQLGLPQSGPGSVARFGRRLGAVAIDWIGCQLIAYGLITHGDLAATGNWTLGLFVALTLLTVSTVGFTPGKRILGLRVIAQSGGRLGVLRVLLRTALLVLAIPALIWDRDGRGLHDRLAGAVQVRI, from the coding sequence GTGGACAACAGGCAAGCAATCGGTTCCTGGCTCTCCGGCCCCCGCGCGGCAGCCGAGGAGATGGGCGTCGACTTCGGCTATCCGGGCCAGCAGCTCGGCCTGCCCCAGTCGGGGCCCGGCTCCGTGGCCCGTTTCGGGCGCCGGCTCGGGGCCGTCGCCATCGACTGGATCGGCTGCCAGCTGATCGCATACGGGCTCATCACGCACGGCGACCTGGCCGCCACCGGGAACTGGACGCTCGGGCTGTTCGTTGCTCTGACCCTCCTGACCGTGAGCACCGTGGGATTCACCCCCGGCAAGCGGATCCTCGGACTCCGGGTGATCGCGCAGAGCGGCGGCCGTCTCGGCGTCCTCCGCGTACTGCTCCGCACCGCGCTGCTCGTCCTCGCCATCCCGGCGCTGATCTGGGACCGGGACGGGCGCGGACTGCACGACCGGCTGGCGGGCGCGGTCCAGGTCAGGATCTAG
- a CDS encoding SDR family NAD(P)-dependent oxidoreductase, with the protein MNRYEGRRVLITGGGSGIGQATVHRILSEGGRVHAVDVNEAGLKATADQAATAGHDERLTTAVLDISDEAAVKAGVAAAVDALGGSGVDVLVNAAGILRSAHTHQTTLDLWNQVIGVNLTGTFLMIRESLPALLAGEQPVVVNFSSTSASFAHPYMSAYAASKGGIQSMTHALAAEYSKQGLRFVSVAPGSIESGMTTGTGPGLPEDTDWSLFAKLAPAIGQGFAGPQTVAGVVAMLGSEDGAFITGTEIRIDGGTHY; encoded by the coding sequence ATGAACCGTTACGAAGGACGTCGTGTCCTCATCACCGGCGGCGGCTCCGGCATCGGCCAGGCCACCGTCCACCGCATTCTCTCCGAGGGCGGCCGGGTCCACGCCGTCGACGTGAACGAGGCCGGCCTCAAGGCCACCGCCGACCAGGCGGCCACCGCCGGGCACGACGAGCGGCTGACCACCGCCGTCCTCGACATATCCGACGAGGCCGCGGTCAAGGCGGGCGTCGCCGCCGCCGTCGACGCCCTCGGCGGGAGCGGTGTCGACGTACTGGTCAACGCGGCGGGCATCCTGCGCTCCGCGCACACCCACCAGACCACCCTCGACCTGTGGAACCAGGTCATCGGGGTCAACCTGACCGGCACCTTCCTGATGATCCGCGAGTCGCTCCCCGCGCTGCTGGCGGGCGAGCAGCCGGTCGTCGTGAACTTCAGCTCCACCTCGGCGAGCTTCGCCCACCCCTACATGTCCGCCTACGCGGCCAGCAAGGGCGGTATCCAGTCCATGACCCACGCGCTGGCCGCCGAGTACAGCAAGCAGGGCCTGCGCTTCGTCTCCGTGGCCCCCGGCTCCATCGAGAGCGGCATGACCACCGGCACCGGCCCCGGCCTGCCCGAGGACACCGACTGGAGCCTGTTCGCCAAGCTCGCCCCCGCCATCGGCCAGGGCTTCGCCGGCCCCCAGACCGTGGCCGGCGT
- a CDS encoding TetR/AcrR family transcriptional regulator, which yields MRSPRPYSPQSGPGTPSLTERRKAATQLDIARAACQLFAEHGPDGTTAEDIAHRAGVALRTFYRYFRNKQEAVAPLLAGGGDAWRALLAEEDPGTPLAEALERAVTRSLSDSKAVEEGLEVTRGLLRAAGSDEALRAVWYRVNQDSEERLVPVVARLAGPEADAMSVRLLAAAATDAIRVSLELWSAGDGPVSGPGSPADLAVRALRTLTSAMPLVR from the coding sequence GTGAGATCTCCCCGTCCGTACTCCCCTCAGAGCGGCCCCGGAACCCCGTCGCTGACCGAGCGCCGCAAGGCCGCCACCCAGCTGGACATCGCCCGCGCCGCCTGCCAGCTCTTCGCCGAGCACGGCCCCGACGGCACCACCGCCGAGGACATCGCCCACCGCGCCGGGGTGGCGCTGCGCACCTTCTACCGCTACTTCCGCAACAAGCAGGAGGCCGTGGCCCCGCTGCTCGCGGGCGGCGGTGACGCCTGGCGCGCGCTGCTCGCCGAGGAAGACCCCGGCACCCCCCTCGCGGAGGCCCTGGAGCGTGCGGTGACCCGCTCGCTGAGCGATTCGAAGGCCGTCGAGGAGGGTCTGGAGGTCACCCGCGGTCTGCTGCGCGCGGCCGGCTCCGACGAGGCCCTGCGGGCCGTCTGGTACCGGGTGAACCAGGACTCCGAAGAGCGCCTGGTCCCGGTGGTGGCCCGGCTGGCCGGGCCGGAGGCGGACGCGATGTCGGTGCGCTTGCTGGCGGCGGCCGCCACGGACGCGATCCGCGTCTCACTGGAGCTCTGGTCCGCCGGCGACGGCCCGGTCTCGGGCCCCGGCTCCCCCGCGGACCTCGCGGTCCGCGCCCTGCGCACCCTCACGTCCGCCATGCCCCTGGTGCGCTAG
- the glnA gene encoding type I glutamate--ammonia ligase, with the protein MFQNADEVKQYIEENDVKFVDVRFCDLPGVMQHFTIPGRAFDPNEELAFDGSSIRGFQAIHESDMALRADISTARLDPFRKDKTLNINFFIHDPITGEAYSRDPRNIAKKAEAYLASTGIADTAYFGPEAEFYVFDSVRFATTANESFYHIDSEAGAWNTGSEENNRGYKVRYKGGYFPVAPVDHFADLRAEISLELDAQGLQVERQHHEVGTGGQAEINYKFNTLLAAADDLMLFKYIVKNVAWRNGKTATFMPKPIFGDNGSGMHVHQSLWANGDPLFYDEAGYAGLSDTARYYIGGILKHAPSLLAFTNPTVNSYHRLVPGFEAPVNMVYSQRNRSAAMRIPITGSNPKAKRVEFRAPDPSSNPYLAFAALLLAGLDGVKNKIEPMEPIDKDLYELSPDEHASVPQVPTSLEDVLKALEEDHEYLLAGGVFTPDLIETWIDYKRTHEIAPIAQRPHPHEFELYFDL; encoded by the coding sequence ATGTTCCAGAACGCCGACGAAGTGAAGCAGTACATCGAGGAGAACGACGTCAAGTTCGTCGACGTCCGCTTCTGCGACCTGCCTGGTGTGATGCAGCACTTCACCATCCCGGGGCGCGCGTTCGACCCGAACGAGGAGCTCGCCTTCGACGGCTCCTCGATCCGCGGCTTCCAGGCGATCCACGAGTCCGACATGGCGCTGCGTGCCGACATCAGCACCGCGCGTCTGGACCCGTTCCGCAAGGACAAGACGCTCAACATCAACTTCTTCATCCACGACCCGATCACGGGCGAGGCCTACAGCCGCGACCCGCGCAACATCGCGAAGAAGGCCGAGGCGTACCTCGCCTCCACCGGCATCGCCGACACCGCGTACTTCGGCCCCGAGGCCGAGTTCTACGTGTTCGACAGCGTGCGCTTCGCGACCACGGCGAACGAGAGCTTCTACCACATCGACTCCGAGGCCGGCGCCTGGAACACCGGCTCCGAGGAGAACAACCGTGGTTACAAGGTCCGCTACAAGGGTGGTTACTTCCCCGTAGCCCCGGTCGACCACTTCGCCGACCTGCGCGCCGAGATCTCCCTCGAGCTGGACGCCCAGGGCCTCCAGGTCGAGCGTCAGCACCACGAGGTCGGCACCGGTGGCCAGGCCGAGATCAACTACAAGTTCAACACGCTGCTCGCCGCGGCCGACGACCTGATGCTCTTCAAGTACATCGTGAAGAACGTCGCCTGGCGCAACGGCAAGACCGCGACCTTCATGCCGAAGCCGATCTTCGGTGACAACGGCTCGGGCATGCACGTGCACCAGTCGCTGTGGGCGAACGGCGACCCGCTGTTCTACGACGAGGCCGGCTACGCGGGCCTGTCGGACACCGCGCGCTACTACATCGGCGGCATCCTCAAGCACGCCCCGTCGCTGCTGGCGTTCACCAACCCGACGGTGAACTCCTACCACCGCCTGGTGCCGGGCTTCGAGGCGCCGGTCAACATGGTGTACTCGCAGCGCAACCGCTCCGCCGCGATGCGCATCCCGATCACGGGCTCGAACCCGAAGGCCAAGCGCGTCGAGTTCCGCGCCCCGGACCCGTCCTCGAACCCGTACCTCGCCTTCGCGGCGCTGCTGCTCGCGGGCCTCGACGGCGTCAAGAACAAGATCGAGCCGATGGAGCCGATCGACAAGGACCTCTACGAGCTCTCGCCCGACGAGCACGCGAGCGTCCCGCAGGTCCCGACCAGCCTCGAGGACGTCCTCAAGGCCCTGGAGGAGGACCACGAGTACCTCCTCGCCGGCGGTGTCTTCACCCCGGACCTGATCGAGACCTGGATCGACTACAAGCGCACGCACGAGATCGCCCCGATCGCGCAGCGTCCGCACCCGCACGAGTTCGAGCTTTACTTCGACCTGTAA